The Dehalogenimonas sp. 4OHTPN genome window below encodes:
- the lgt gene encoding prolipoprotein diacylglyceryl transferase, translating to MSFELGPFTIHLYGLMLALGALAAVAVAYVEAKRCGEDPEQLFNMALIVIPLGVVGARAYHVIDRWDFYSANPSQIIGGEGLGIFGAVAGGALGVIIYTAWKGLSTLRWCDILAPGLILAQSIGRWGNYFNQELYGYPTDLPWGIPIDLENRLPGFEEFTHFHPMFFYESSLNFLGFIVLMTAGRRFKDRLKDGDIMLIYFIWYGVVRFILEGFKPEVWTLGGVPTARWIAGAAVLIGVALLWYRHRAGEIRIPKSETSLDK from the coding sequence ATGTCGTTTGAACTGGGGCCGTTCACCATCCACCTGTATGGGCTGATGTTGGCGCTGGGGGCACTGGCCGCTGTCGCCGTGGCTTATGTCGAGGCTAAGCGCTGCGGCGAAGACCCGGAGCAGTTGTTCAACATGGCCCTCATCGTCATCCCGCTTGGTGTTGTTGGTGCCCGGGCATACCACGTCATCGACCGCTGGGACTTCTACTCCGCCAATCCGAGCCAGATAATTGGCGGTGAGGGATTGGGAATCTTCGGCGCGGTTGCTGGAGGAGCCCTAGGCGTCATCATCTACACCGCCTGGAAGGGTTTATCGACACTGCGCTGGTGCGATATACTGGCGCCGGGTTTAATCTTAGCCCAGAGCATCGGGCGGTGGGGCAACTACTTTAACCAGGAACTCTACGGCTATCCCACCGACCTGCCCTGGGGCATTCCCATCGACCTTGAGAACCGGCTGCCGGGCTTCGAGGAGTTCACCCATTTCCACCCTATGTTTTTCTACGAATCTTCATTGAACTTCCTGGGCTTCATCGTGTTGATGACCGCCGGGCGCAGGTTCAAGGACCGCCTCAAAGACGGCGACATCATGTTAATCTATTTTATCTGGTACGGCGTGGTGCGCTTTATTTTGGAAGGGTTCAAGCCCGAGGTTTGGACCCTGGGCGGCGTGCCTACCGCACGCTGGATCGCCGGAGCCGCGGTTCTCATAGGTGTCGCCTTGCTGTGGTACCGGCACCGCGCCGGGGAAATCCGAATACCGAAATCCGAAACAAGTCTTGATAAGTGA
- a CDS encoding metal ABC transporter substrate-binding protein, protein MIVRTSLALLLAASLIFSTIGCRPDSEDKGIVVTYSILGSIVKDLVGGEALVTVLIPDGADPHQWEPSARDIERVNNATLVIRNGLGLEEGLESTLEAAENRGVRIFTAADHIEVRRVETGEGIPGGDPDQQTGAPDPHIWVDPLAMKRVVTALAVEIETVMGIETSGRARDLESRLDALHAEIAGIAITLPSANRKLVTGHESMGYFAQRYGFQLIGAVIPNLSSQAGVSAADLATLIKLVRQNQVKAIFTETGTSAVAAQQVAAATGAAVVELSPAKLQADGSYFSFMRKLAGDVVEALR, encoded by the coding sequence ATGATTGTTCGAACCTCCCTTGCTCTTTTATTAGCCGCCAGCCTCATTTTTAGCACTATCGGCTGCCGCCCCGACTCCGAAGATAAAGGGATTGTCGTCACCTACTCCATTCTTGGTTCAATCGTCAAGGACCTGGTTGGAGGCGAGGCATTAGTGACCGTCCTCATTCCTGACGGCGCCGATCCCCACCAGTGGGAACCATCAGCACGAGACATCGAACGGGTCAATAATGCCACCCTCGTCATTCGAAACGGCCTAGGTCTGGAAGAAGGCCTAGAATCGACGCTGGAGGCCGCCGAAAACCGGGGTGTCAGGATATTCACCGCCGCCGACCATATTGAAGTGCGGCGTGTCGAAACTGGTGAAGGCATCCCTGGCGGCGACCCGGACCAGCAGACCGGCGCCCCCGACCCCCATATTTGGGTTGACCCTCTGGCCATGAAGCGCGTTGTCACCGCCCTGGCTGTGGAAATCGAAACGGTCATGGGTATCGAGACCTCTGGCCGCGCCCGCGACCTCGAATCGCGCCTTGATGCGCTTCATGCCGAGATCGCCGGTATAGCTATCACCTTGCCTTCAGCCAATCGCAAACTGGTGACCGGACACGAGTCTATGGGTTATTTCGCCCAGCGTTACGGCTTCCAGTTGATCGGCGCCGTCATCCCCAACCTATCTTCTCAGGCAGGGGTCTCCGCCGCGGACTTGGCCACCCTAATTAAGTTGGTCCGCCAGAACCAGGTCAAAGCCATTTTCACCGAGACCGGCACCTCGGCGGTGGCCGCGCAACAGGTAGCCGCGGCTACCGGGGCGGCGGTCGTCGAACTCTCACCGGCAAAGCTGCAGGCCGACGGATCTTACTTTTCCTTTATGCGGAAACTGGCCGGGGATGTGGTGGAGGCCTTGCGATGA